The proteins below come from a single Leptotrichia sp. oral taxon 223 genomic window:
- a CDS encoding helix-turn-helix domain-containing protein — MEEKIYTCPLELTQKILSKKWTVIILWLLRHGKVRTKDFKNQIKGSNEKMIIEHLNYLIKEKLIEKREYDVYPKKTEYILSEKGKDLLPILELMQSYGEKYYVK; from the coding sequence TTGGAACTAACTCAAAAAATATTATCAAAAAAATGGACAGTCATCATATTATGGCTTTTAAGACACGGAAAAGTCAGAACAAAAGATTTCAAAAATCAAATAAAAGGCAGTAACGAAAAAATGATTATCGAGCATTTAAACTATTTAATCAAAGAAAAACTTATAGAAAAACGGGAATACGATGTTTACCCAAAAAAGACAGAATATATCCTCTCAGAAAAAGGAAAAGATTTATTGCCTATTTTGGAACTTATGCAAAGTTATGGAGAAAAGTATTATGTTAAATAA